One part of the Pseudoliparis swirei isolate HS2019 ecotype Mariana Trench chromosome 6, NWPU_hadal_v1, whole genome shotgun sequence genome encodes these proteins:
- the mterf2 gene encoding transcription termination factor 2, mitochondrial isoform X2 has product MLRLIATSLCIRAAAPPLPRRPCATLSTAENQQTVEALYDLSVDIQKVRKLKGWILHQSPAYTKEVAAMLKDMGASGSVIARILVVYPEAVLCPPEQIQAQRELWTSVCPKQKELVGIIENFPASFFTSASHHDSQRNNIAYFQSLNLNKRIIAKLMASAPQSFSQPVEQNELMVRTLQQAYRDLGGQEANMKIWLQKLLSQNPFVLLKPPEVLGETLLFLRARGFSAAQLLRLLSKLKGFVTELNPDSMRRSLAYSQDTMGCSEEELRHIVLNCPAVLYYPDVILAERFKGLLGAGVSMSQVKETPTVLELTTQIVNYRIQRLRVRGYDARTGSLEVLTGTKKDFEMSYGKLKLGRERPMFNPVAPLKGDD; this is encoded by the coding sequence ATGTTGCGTTTGATTGCAACGTCCCTGTGCATACGTGCCGCAGCTCCGCCGTTACCCCGGAGACCGTGTGCAACACTGAGCACGGCGGAGAACCAGCAGACCGTGGAAGCCCTCTACGATCTCTCCGTGGACATCCAGAAGGTCCGGAAATTAAAGGGCTGGATTCTGCATCAGAGCCCCGCCTACACGAAGGAGGTAGCTGCCATGTTGAAGGACATGGGAGCCTCGGGGTCCGTCATCGCCCGCATTCTCGTGGTTTACCCCGAGGCTGTCCTGTGTCCCCCAGAGCAGATCCAGGCTCAGCGGGAGCTCTGGACGTCTGTGTGTCCGAAACAGAAAGAGCTGGTTGGTATCATTGAAAATTTCCCCGCCTCCTTCTTCACCTCGGCGAGCCACCATGACAGCCAGCGGAACAACATCGCCTACTTTCAGAGCTTAAACCTCAACAAGCGCATCATCGCCAAGCTGATGGCCAGCGCTCCACAGAGCTTCAGTCAGCCGGTGGAGCAGAACGAGCTGATGGTGCGCACCCTGCAGCAGGCCTACCGGGACCTCGGGGGCCAGGAGGCCAACATGAAGATCTGGCTTCAGAAGCTGCTGAGTCAGAACCCGTTTGTTCTCCTCAAGCCCCCCGAGGTGCTGGGGGAGACCCTGTTGTTTCTGAGGGCCAGGGGCTTCAGCGCGGCCCAGCTCCTCCGCCTGCTCTCCAAACTCAAGGGCTTCGTCACCGAGCTGAACCCGGACAGCATGCGCCGCTCGCTGGCGTACTCCCAGGACACCATGGGCTGCTCCGAGGAAGAGCTGCGGCACATCGTCCTCAACTGCCCGGCGGTGCTTTACTACCCGGACGTCATTCTGGCGGAGCGCTTTAAGGGCCTCCTCGGCGCCGGGGTCAGCATGTCTCAAGTCAAGGAGACTCCGACCGTTTTGGAGCTGACCACGCAGATCGTGAACTATCGCATCCAGAGACTGAGGGTGCGCGGTTATGACGCGAGGACAGGCAGTCTGGAGGTCCTCACCGGCACGAAGAAGGACTTTGAGATGAGCTACGGGAAATTGAAGTTGGGTAGAGAGAGGCCGATGTTTAACCCCGTCGCCCCTTTAAAGGGAGACGACTGA
- the mterf2 gene encoding transcription termination factor 2, mitochondrial isoform X1, whose translation MPAWLSPTAVPSAPAPLGDLPSDSASMLRLIATSLCIRAAAPPLPRRPCATLSTAENQQTVEALYDLSVDIQKVRKLKGWILHQSPAYTKEVAAMLKDMGASGSVIARILVVYPEAVLCPPEQIQAQRELWTSVCPKQKELVGIIENFPASFFTSASHHDSQRNNIAYFQSLNLNKRIIAKLMASAPQSFSQPVEQNELMVRTLQQAYRDLGGQEANMKIWLQKLLSQNPFVLLKPPEVLGETLLFLRARGFSAAQLLRLLSKLKGFVTELNPDSMRRSLAYSQDTMGCSEEELRHIVLNCPAVLYYPDVILAERFKGLLGAGVSMSQVKETPTVLELTTQIVNYRIQRLRVRGYDARTGSLEVLTGTKKDFEMSYGKLKLGRERPMFNPVAPLKGDD comes from the coding sequence ATGCCTGCTTGGTTGTCACCCACTGCAGTTCCTTCTGCTCCCGCTCCTCTAGGTGATCTGCCGTCGGACTCTGCCTCCATGTTGCGTTTGATTGCAACGTCCCTGTGCATACGTGCCGCAGCTCCGCCGTTACCCCGGAGACCGTGTGCAACACTGAGCACGGCGGAGAACCAGCAGACCGTGGAAGCCCTCTACGATCTCTCCGTGGACATCCAGAAGGTCCGGAAATTAAAGGGCTGGATTCTGCATCAGAGCCCCGCCTACACGAAGGAGGTAGCTGCCATGTTGAAGGACATGGGAGCCTCGGGGTCCGTCATCGCCCGCATTCTCGTGGTTTACCCCGAGGCTGTCCTGTGTCCCCCAGAGCAGATCCAGGCTCAGCGGGAGCTCTGGACGTCTGTGTGTCCGAAACAGAAAGAGCTGGTTGGTATCATTGAAAATTTCCCCGCCTCCTTCTTCACCTCGGCGAGCCACCATGACAGCCAGCGGAACAACATCGCCTACTTTCAGAGCTTAAACCTCAACAAGCGCATCATCGCCAAGCTGATGGCCAGCGCTCCACAGAGCTTCAGTCAGCCGGTGGAGCAGAACGAGCTGATGGTGCGCACCCTGCAGCAGGCCTACCGGGACCTCGGGGGCCAGGAGGCCAACATGAAGATCTGGCTTCAGAAGCTGCTGAGTCAGAACCCGTTTGTTCTCCTCAAGCCCCCCGAGGTGCTGGGGGAGACCCTGTTGTTTCTGAGGGCCAGGGGCTTCAGCGCGGCCCAGCTCCTCCGCCTGCTCTCCAAACTCAAGGGCTTCGTCACCGAGCTGAACCCGGACAGCATGCGCCGCTCGCTGGCGTACTCCCAGGACACCATGGGCTGCTCCGAGGAAGAGCTGCGGCACATCGTCCTCAACTGCCCGGCGGTGCTTTACTACCCGGACGTCATTCTGGCGGAGCGCTTTAAGGGCCTCCTCGGCGCCGGGGTCAGCATGTCTCAAGTCAAGGAGACTCCGACCGTTTTGGAGCTGACCACGCAGATCGTGAACTATCGCATCCAGAGACTGAGGGTGCGCGGTTATGACGCGAGGACAGGCAGTCTGGAGGTCCTCACCGGCACGAAGAAGGACTTTGAGATGAGCTACGGGAAATTGAAGTTGGGTAGAGAGAGGCCGATGTTTAACCCCGTCGCCCCTTTAAAGGGAGACGACTGA